One Flavobacterium sp. 90 DNA segment encodes these proteins:
- a CDS encoding NADP-dependent oxidoreductase has translation MKAIVLQQNREFLLEEIEIPQPENNQIQVKILASGFNPIDYQMTEDGPERKLLRSPILGREFSGIVSAIGPNVTDFKIGDAVFCGSGSMGSNGTYAEYICVPEAIVVHKPSNISFGEAAAIPSAGLTALQSFNRMNANLNDSILITGAAGGVGNMFLKLLIAKNYENFIVTGGNENSINALLGLGVKREKIINYKKEEIYETAFSLNENKKFDFVVDLVGNNTGEIGARLLKTNGVFVDVTNFSTPESRGILFTKGAAILNISNYVYGLEKRYDYYQNGLNELRLLLQNGIISPPEIQIVGSLDVSTVTTAHSILRENKTQGKKLVMQINTI, from the coding sequence AAGATTTTAGCTTCAGGTTTTAATCCAATCGATTATCAAATGACCGAAGATGGACCAGAAAGAAAGCTTTTGCGTTCTCCAATTCTAGGTCGTGAATTCTCCGGAATTGTCTCGGCAATTGGTCCAAACGTAACCGATTTTAAAATAGGAGATGCCGTTTTCTGCGGATCAGGAAGTATGGGATCTAACGGAACTTACGCCGAATATATTTGTGTTCCCGAAGCCATCGTAGTGCATAAACCTTCGAACATTTCTTTTGGAGAAGCTGCGGCAATTCCGTCAGCGGGTTTAACGGCTTTGCAATCGTTTAATCGCATGAATGCCAATTTGAATGATTCGATATTAATTACAGGTGCTGCGGGCGGAGTAGGCAATATGTTTCTGAAATTACTTATTGCAAAAAACTATGAGAATTTTATTGTTACGGGAGGAAATGAAAATAGTATCAATGCATTACTTGGTCTCGGTGTAAAACGGGAAAAAATCATCAATTATAAAAAAGAGGAAATCTACGAAACCGCATTTTCTTTAAATGAAAATAAAAAATTTGATTTTGTTGTGGATTTGGTAGGAAACAACACTGGAGAAATTGGAGCAAGGCTTCTAAAAACAAACGGAGTTTTTGTAGATGTAACTAATTTTTCGACACCAGAATCACGTGGAATTCTGTTTACCAAAGGCGCTGCAATCTTAAATATCTCCAACTACGTTTACGGACTTGAAAAACGTTATGACTATTACCAAAACGGATTAAATGAGTTAAGATTATTGTTGCAAAACGGAATAATCTCACCGCCAGAAATTCAAATAGTTGGAAGTTTGGATGTTTCTACAGTTACAACTGCGCATTCAATATTACGCGAAAATAAAACACAAGGAAAGAAATTAGTAATGCAAATCAATACAATATGA
- a CDS encoding cupin domain-containing protein produces MKIIPRRVVTGLHNGKSIIEEDAIITNVSEHFPGLIISDVWSTDSTPAKFEEKIIENTAFPNTPLNGSYFRYVQIPPDKDLGIVTPENQPHPLMHQTETLDYIIILSGEIYLILDEGETLLQAGDIVVQRGTNHAWSNRSDLPCIQLAILLDASK; encoded by the coding sequence ATGAAAATCATTCCAAGAAGAGTTGTAACGGGCTTACACAACGGAAAATCAATAATTGAAGAAGATGCTATAATAACCAATGTTTCAGAGCATTTTCCGGGTCTGATAATTTCTGATGTATGGTCGACAGATAGCACTCCTGCGAAATTTGAAGAGAAAATTATAGAAAATACAGCTTTTCCAAATACGCCTTTAAACGGAAGTTATTTTAGATATGTTCAGATTCCGCCAGATAAAGATTTAGGAATTGTAACGCCAGAAAATCAGCCACATCCTTTAATGCATCAAACAGAAACACTGGATTATATCATTATTCTTTCGGGGGAAATTTATTTGATTTTAGACGAAGGCGAAACTTTATTGCAAGCAGGTGATATTGTTGTACAAAGAGGCACAAATCATGCCTGGAGCAATCGTTCTGATTTGCCTTGCATACAATTGGCTATTCTTTTGGATGCATCCAAATAA
- a CDS encoding nucleosidase, with protein MIQINNEQSFALENVLFSFALEVEAADVFDGQNALITGIGKVNAAYELTKAIQFKKPSIIVNLGSAGSSHFKKGDVICCTKFVQRDMDVRGLGFALYETPLSNLPVILEYGLTMPELQIGICGTGDNFEMGHDVKIYDVVDMEAYALAMIAMKENIPFLCLKYISDGADDNAADDWTIQVHKAAEAFGEILNLKK; from the coding sequence ATGATACAGATTAACAACGAGCAATCCTTTGCTTTAGAGAATGTACTTTTTTCCTTTGCTTTAGAAGTTGAAGCTGCCGATGTTTTTGATGGACAAAACGCATTAATTACCGGAATTGGAAAAGTAAACGCCGCTTATGAACTTACTAAAGCTATACAGTTCAAAAAGCCGTCTATAATTGTTAATCTTGGATCAGCCGGAAGTAGTCACTTTAAAAAAGGTGATGTCATTTGTTGTACCAAATTTGTACAAAGAGATATGGATGTTCGCGGATTGGGATTTGCTTTATACGAAACGCCTCTTTCTAATTTACCCGTAATTTTAGAATACGGTTTGACAATGCCGGAACTACAAATTGGGATTTGCGGAACCGGCGATAATTTTGAAATGGGACACGACGTAAAAATATATGACGTCGTAGATATGGAAGCCTACGCACTTGCTATGATTGCGATGAAAGAGAATATTCCGTTTTTGTGTTTGAAATATATTTCAGACGGTGCAGATGATAATGCCGCAGACGACTGGACAATTCAGGTTCATAAAGCCGCTGAAGCTTTTGGGGAAATTTTGAATTTAAAAAAGTAG
- a CDS encoding serine hydrolase domain-containing protein, with protein MKTSLKLLAALLLVSTFSFGQDITRKIDSIIKDNYQKNPDVGISVGFIQNNREFYTSYGKLNAESNAEINKNSIFEIASITKILTTNLVAQAVLENKIKLDDYIDNYLPNQYVLNENLKNKIKISDLASHQSGLPDIDFGKLIALDPQQPINNVTEKTLADIINNCTELKDYGKYRYSTIGITLLGQILEKVYNKSYDEIIREKIINPLHMKNTLTIDFDVKNRTTAHNPEGGIQEFFKWNVTAPAGLVKSNATNMVKYLKALLNKETTVGKAALITEKTFYKVDNRELGLALNIDSDDKNTLYMKSGDSMGQSSIICYNRTKNWGIIILLDKRNSKMRSNLLDTITETVLK; from the coding sequence ATGAAAACTTCCCTAAAATTATTAGCAGCATTATTATTAGTAAGCACTTTTTCTTTTGGACAAGACATTACAAGAAAGATTGATTCTATCATTAAGGACAATTATCAAAAAAATCCTGATGTAGGTATTAGCGTTGGTTTTATTCAAAATAATAGAGAATTCTATACTTCTTACGGAAAATTGAATGCAGAAAGTAACGCAGAAATTAATAAAAATTCTATTTTCGAAATTGCGTCTATCACCAAGATTTTGACCACAAATTTAGTTGCACAAGCTGTTTTGGAGAATAAAATAAAGTTAGACGATTATATCGACAATTATCTTCCTAACCAATATGTGTTGAATGAAAATCTAAAAAATAAAATCAAAATTTCAGATTTGGCTTCTCATCAATCTGGTTTGCCTGATATAGATTTTGGAAAATTAATTGCACTGGATCCGCAACAACCTATAAATAATGTAACCGAAAAAACATTGGCAGACATTATCAATAATTGCACTGAACTCAAAGATTATGGCAAATACCGTTATTCTACTATTGGAATTACTTTATTGGGGCAAATACTAGAAAAAGTGTACAACAAGAGTTATGATGAAATTATTAGAGAAAAAATCATAAATCCGTTGCACATGAAAAATACACTAACAATAGATTTTGATGTAAAAAACAGAACAACTGCTCACAATCCTGAGGGTGGTATTCAGGAATTTTTCAAATGGAATGTTACTGCTCCTGCAGGATTAGTAAAATCGAATGCAACTAATATGGTTAAGTATTTGAAAGCACTTTTAAACAAAGAAACTACAGTTGGTAAAGCAGCATTAATTACTGAAAAAACGTTCTATAAAGTCGATAACAGAGAATTAGGATTGGCTTTAAATATTGATTCAGATGATAAAAATACGCTTTATATGAAATCTGGTGATTCAATGGGACAATCGTCTATTATATGTTATAACAGGACTAAAAATTGGGGAATTATAATTCTTTTGGATAAAAGAAATTCAAAAATGAGATCGAATTTATTGGATACTATTACTGAGACGGTTTTGAAATAA
- a CDS encoding sigma-70 family RNA polymerase sigma factor — translation MSSDLVLRLRNGDDSCFKEIYDLYHFKVFCFVKKYTAQLADSEDVTQNVFIHLWKYRTKLDPNIELEAILFKSSKQEISRWYKKQNRIFSVENDQLIKELDYVLEVDDDISIKLEKIEYLLNKIPAKRRKIFNLHKFEDRSYKEIAAEMDMSPSAVANQISKTLQFLKKNSIKNHELYWFALFFVSQAEFIS, via the coding sequence ATGAGTTCTGATTTGGTACTAAGATTACGAAATGGAGATGATTCTTGTTTTAAAGAAATCTACGATTTATATCACTTTAAAGTATTTTGTTTTGTAAAAAAATATACAGCGCAGCTTGCAGATTCAGAAGATGTGACACAGAATGTTTTTATTCATCTTTGGAAATACAGAACAAAACTAGATCCAAATATTGAGTTGGAAGCCATTTTGTTTAAAAGCTCCAAACAGGAAATTTCAAGATGGTATAAGAAACAAAACAGAATTTTTTCGGTAGAAAATGACCAGTTGATAAAAGAGCTCGATTATGTTCTTGAAGTCGATGATGACATTAGTATTAAACTGGAAAAAATAGAATATCTGCTCAATAAAATTCCAGCCAAAAGAAGAAAAATTTTTAATCTCCATAAGTTCGAAGATCGCAGTTACAAAGAAATAGCGGCAGAAATGGACATGTCGCCAAGTGCCGTAGCAAACCAAATTTCGAAGACATTACAATTCCTTAAAAAGAATTCGATTAAGAATCATGAATTGTATTGGTTCGCGCTTTTTTTTGTGAGTCAGGCCGAATTTATATCTTAA
- a CDS encoding FecR domain-containing protein translates to MKSKKLRDEWDAIPNRGILPNESTTRMWNTIRKTTVDKYKNFYNWTAVASAVIILSFSAYQAFLHSDFPKPEITSTITFNNDIRLLSLPDGTRVWLNENSEIDYPKKFTGKERTVTLKGEAFFEVKRDPSHPFVISSGAIKTTVLGTSFNVKAYANNQPEVNVRTGKVKVESSQNTVLLERGDKAIYEAQTSILNKQKSLVLEPEWKKVLIYVDGLTLAQVLEKMKVKNHFSVMYLDEDLKNLKIQGTLDTRQGFYEMLQTIAFALEIKIQTTGNNTFLISR, encoded by the coding sequence ATGAAATCGAAAAAATTGAGAGATGAGTGGGATGCAATACCCAACAGAGGTATTTTACCAAATGAAAGCACAACTCGTATGTGGAATACGATACGCAAAACTACAGTTGATAAGTATAAAAACTTTTATAACTGGACAGCGGTTGCAAGTGCTGTAATTATTCTGTCTTTTAGTGCGTATCAGGCTTTTCTTCACTCTGATTTTCCTAAACCCGAAATTACTTCGACAATAACTTTCAATAATGATATCAGACTTTTGAGTTTGCCTGATGGAACAAGAGTTTGGTTAAATGAAAATTCTGAGATTGATTATCCTAAAAAATTTACTGGAAAAGAAAGAACGGTTACTTTAAAAGGAGAAGCTTTTTTTGAAGTAAAACGCGATCCGTCTCATCCGTTTGTGATTAGTTCCGGAGCTATAAAAACGACTGTTTTGGGAACTTCTTTTAATGTTAAGGCTTACGCCAATAATCAGCCTGAAGTAAACGTAAGAACTGGAAAAGTAAAAGTCGAAAGTTCGCAAAATACTGTATTGCTTGAAAGAGGCGATAAAGCAATTTATGAAGCCCAAACTTCGATACTAAACAAACAAAAATCTCTTGTTCTTGAACCGGAATGGAAAAAGGTTTTAATCTATGTCGACGGATTAACCTTAGCACAGGTTTTGGAAAAAATGAAAGTAAAAAATCATTTTTCAGTTATGTATTTAGATGAAGATTTAAAAAATCTTAAAATACAAGGAACACTTGATACGAGACAGGGTTTTTATGAAATGCTCCAAACAATTGCTTTTGCTTTGGAAATAAAGATTCAAACTACCGGAAATAATACTTTTCTCATTAGCAGATAA
- a CDS encoding TonB-dependent receptor has translation MNNEFSRRFAVALWILFFGVFFGTNSIYAQTGTVSVDFKNSSPQKIIDNLKSRTPYQFVYQKDLDLDLPLVTLKKDNVSIDEILSDLQNMTNLNFRRNENNIAVNSKDGDKKKKKGKITGKVVDVKGLSLPGVNIKVAELSIGAQSDIDGNYVLELEPGEYTIEISAISFQTQKITGVKVLENGETPLVVSLKEDAESLNEVVIIQDYKKATASVGGMLLQQKKAAQFSDGISAEQIARTPDRDVASSLKRITGVTTIGDKYVVVRSMGERWNQAVMDGIALPSTDAYQQNFSFDIIPTAIVESIVVSKSATPDMYANFAGGYVEVKTMDIPKENFTNFSISNSYNSKSAFKERLTKQEGDYDYWGFDDGRRDYPSNRATIDPPKTEAESGPFLDYSRLFTEDNFSTYKTYGAPGTTLQFGIGRTYKLKDNNKWGFVGSAIFKNTQEKLEIEHTERNFRSNTDFSPESDKALYSTFTKYGFKNSGANYTYNSTLGGMFNAGIQLGNHKITVRNTVMHIYNNQLTQITGWENDDAIDGILDGSKLANTTESNYPVYTTFIQNKIEGNHKFDNLEVNWYGAYGNVAKDTKDATFVTISKEKVGDDVLTSYGVNNNGKNNFPFSRSNFTNDEADYNWAINLKYTFNFGDSFTNDLKGGYFGTYKRATNQQASAKLITVGQTAEQATIYEPLSKFLDGSNYYWGGFGWQDFGIYGNKYEGDVKIHSPFLMLDDKIGRYVRLVWGVRAESYIYTEIQSQSEYPDGLAKDQGNDKMWQFLPSASLIISPTNKMNVRLGYNKSVLRPQFAERLGIPYYDPIRSAKVYNYSDGLVSSVANNYDLKLEWFPSGAEILSFGIYHKDIDNPIESVGFRNTSDGRDIYVLNSNNAKLWGVEFEFYKNLSFLGEGGILKDLFVYGNASFNDTKVTSYVNIDGTGGLYEANRPLYGQSPYTYNLGLDYVGDRFGFSLRQNAIGDQYILVGFEYRAEEIRMPYAITDAQVSYKFFKERNLELKFSMKNMFDTGINTYNNTNSYSTITDVPYGANPRDRYSLGAGATKKYDEDIDQVVFKAKSGRTLSLSLNYRF, from the coding sequence ATGAACAATGAATTTTCGAGGCGATTTGCCGTTGCCTTATGGATTTTATTTTTCGGAGTTTTCTTCGGAACAAATTCAATTTATGCACAAACCGGAACTGTATCGGTTGATTTTAAAAATTCTTCGCCACAAAAAATTATAGATAATCTAAAATCCCGAACGCCTTATCAATTTGTTTATCAAAAAGATCTGGATTTGGATTTACCATTGGTTACACTAAAAAAAGATAATGTTTCGATAGATGAAATTTTAAGTGATTTGCAAAACATGACCAACTTAAATTTCAGAAGAAACGAAAATAATATAGCCGTAAATAGTAAAGACGGTGACAAAAAAAAAAAGAAGGGAAAAATAACCGGTAAAGTCGTAGATGTCAAAGGACTTTCGTTGCCTGGTGTAAATATAAAAGTAGCTGAACTGAGTATTGGCGCGCAATCTGATATTGATGGTAATTATGTTTTGGAATTAGAACCAGGCGAATATACTATCGAAATTAGTGCGATTTCATTTCAAACGCAAAAGATTACGGGAGTTAAAGTTCTTGAAAACGGCGAAACTCCACTTGTAGTTTCTTTAAAAGAAGATGCAGAATCTTTGAATGAAGTTGTTATTATTCAGGATTATAAAAAAGCAACAGCATCAGTAGGAGGTATGTTACTGCAACAGAAAAAAGCGGCTCAGTTTTCTGATGGTATTTCGGCAGAGCAAATCGCCAGAACTCCGGACAGAGATGTGGCGAGTTCCTTAAAACGTATTACGGGTGTAACGACAATTGGCGATAAATATGTTGTAGTACGTTCTATGGGCGAAAGATGGAATCAGGCGGTTATGGACGGAATCGCTTTGCCAAGTACAGATGCTTATCAGCAAAATTTCTCTTTCGATATTATTCCAACGGCTATTGTCGAAAGTATTGTTGTGAGCAAATCTGCAACGCCGGATATGTACGCGAATTTTGCCGGAGGATATGTAGAAGTTAAAACTATGGATATTCCGAAAGAAAACTTCACCAATTTTTCTATTAGTAATTCTTATAACAGTAAAAGTGCTTTTAAAGAGCGATTGACAAAACAGGAAGGCGATTATGATTATTGGGGTTTTGATGACGGTCGACGTGATTATCCATCTAACCGTGCCACAATAGATCCTCCAAAAACTGAGGCGGAATCAGGTCCTTTTTTGGATTACAGCAGACTATTTACAGAGGATAATTTTTCTACTTATAAAACCTATGGCGCTCCCGGAACAACTTTGCAATTTGGTATAGGAAGAACTTATAAATTAAAAGACAATAACAAATGGGGATTTGTTGGTTCAGCAATTTTTAAGAATACGCAGGAAAAACTAGAAATTGAGCATACAGAAAGAAATTTTAGAAGTAATACTGATTTTTCGCCGGAGAGCGATAAAGCATTGTACTCCACTTTTACAAAATATGGCTTTAAAAATTCAGGAGCCAATTATACTTATAATTCGACTTTGGGCGGTATGTTTAATGCGGGTATTCAGTTAGGTAATCATAAAATTACAGTGCGTAATACTGTTATGCATATTTACAACAATCAATTAACCCAAATTACAGGTTGGGAAAATGACGATGCTATAGATGGGATTTTAGACGGCAGCAAACTTGCAAATACTACAGAGTCTAATTATCCTGTTTACACCACTTTTATTCAGAATAAAATTGAAGGAAATCACAAGTTCGATAACCTTGAAGTTAATTGGTATGGTGCCTATGGAAATGTAGCAAAAGATACCAAGGACGCAACATTTGTAACTATTAGCAAGGAAAAAGTAGGCGATGATGTACTGACATCTTACGGTGTGAATAATAATGGTAAGAACAATTTTCCGTTTAGCAGAAGCAATTTTACTAATGACGAGGCCGATTATAACTGGGCCATTAATTTAAAATACACTTTTAATTTTGGTGATTCTTTTACAAATGATCTTAAAGGAGGTTATTTTGGGACTTATAAAAGAGCAACAAATCAACAAGCATCTGCTAAGTTAATAACAGTTGGTCAGACAGCTGAGCAGGCTACTATTTATGAACCGCTTTCTAAATTTTTGGACGGATCAAATTATTATTGGGGAGGTTTTGGATGGCAAGATTTTGGCATATACGGTAATAAGTATGAAGGTGACGTCAAAATACATTCCCCATTTTTAATGCTCGATGATAAAATTGGTCGATATGTAAGGTTGGTTTGGGGAGTAAGAGCCGAAAGCTACATTTATACCGAAATACAAAGTCAATCTGAATATCCTGATGGTTTAGCAAAAGACCAGGGTAATGATAAAATGTGGCAATTTCTGCCATCGGCAAGCTTAATAATTAGTCCAACTAATAAAATGAATGTTAGATTGGGGTATAATAAATCTGTTTTGCGTCCACAATTTGCAGAGCGTTTGGGTATTCCTTATTACGATCCAATTCGTTCGGCTAAAGTCTACAATTACTCAGATGGATTGGTTTCAAGTGTCGCTAATAATTATGATCTTAAATTAGAATGGTTCCCATCCGGTGCTGAGATTTTATCTTTTGGTATTTATCATAAAGACATTGATAATCCAATAGAATCAGTTGGTTTCCGTAATACTTCAGATGGAAGAGATATCTACGTTTTGAACTCAAACAATGCCAAACTATGGGGAGTTGAATTTGAGTTTTATAAAAATCTTTCTTTCTTAGGAGAAGGCGGAATATTAAAAGATCTTTTTGTTTACGGAAACGCTTCTTTCAATGATACAAAAGTAACTTCTTATGTTAATATCGATGGAACGGGAGGACTTTATGAAGCCAACAGACCTTTGTATGGGCAATCACCTTATACTTATAATCTTGGTTTAGATTATGTAGGTGACCGTTTTGGTTTTAGTCTTAGACAGAATGCGATTGGAGATCAATATATATTGGTAGGATTTGAATACCGTGCCGAAGAAATTCGCATGCCATATGCGATAACGGATGCTCAGGTAAGTTACAAATTTTTTAAAGAAAGAAATCTGGAATTAAAATTCAGCATGAAGAACATGTTTGATACAGGCATAAATACTTATAATAACACTAATAGTTATAGTACAATTACGGATGTTCCCTATGGAGCAAATCCAAGAGATAGATATAGTCTGGGTGCTGGGGCAACAAAGAAGTACGATGAAGATATTGATCAGGTTGTATTTAAAGCTAAAAGTGGCAGGACATTAAGTCTATCTCTTAATTATAGGTTTTAA
- a CDS encoding S41 family peptidase encodes MKYSSLIRILFFLFFGIFLISCEVDDKPEVYEEGSNKYTNDWIYNQMKKYYKWNETMPDKGDLTINPKEYFNRLLYKSDVYSYAVNPNLPETVPQSLRRNFGFDISFVEYQSKIYGVILYALEGSPAKNYGLLRGQLITNINGEELNLNNYEKIYKSIITTTHLDLKIVSYSKETGFSQPESVSLSQGFSFSQPIFPKVFTNNNTKIGYVEIPHFDVGQAKLFQEIFQELKTQNITELVLDLRYNGGGDVSSATALSIVLAPNIKASDLFIQFEGNKNGGLVKQSFQEALESNERNVSFEVLKNVHPDIKKLYILCGKRTASASEIMINNLRPFMEVITIGEKTVGKDVAGFPIEDDRIPNKIGWILYPSIYKLFNAKHEGDYSSGINPTISFDELQEPEIFALGNRSELLLSAAINMQSGNTNKTKTSTARSLPLSKIYIDADPLLAKP; translated from the coding sequence ATGAAATATTCTTCTCTTATCAGAATCCTTTTTTTTCTTTTTTTCGGCATATTTTTAATTTCCTGCGAAGTCGATGACAAACCGGAAGTATATGAAGAAGGTTCCAATAAATACACCAATGATTGGATTTACAATCAAATGAAAAAGTATTATAAATGGAATGAAACAATGCCTGATAAGGGAGATTTAACCATAAATCCAAAAGAATATTTCAACAGATTATTATATAAATCAGATGTGTATTCGTATGCTGTGAATCCAAATTTACCAGAAACGGTTCCGCAGAGTTTACGCAGAAATTTTGGGTTTGATATTTCTTTTGTAGAATATCAAAGCAAAATTTATGGCGTGATTTTATATGCTTTAGAAGGTTCTCCGGCTAAAAATTACGGATTATTAAGAGGACAATTAATAACGAATATTAATGGAGAAGAACTGAATTTGAATAATTATGAGAAGATTTATAAAAGCATAATAACGACAACTCATTTAGATTTAAAAATAGTTTCCTATTCAAAAGAAACGGGTTTTTCTCAACCGGAATCAGTTTCTTTATCACAAGGATTTTCTTTTTCACAGCCAATTTTTCCGAAAGTATTTACAAACAATAATACTAAAATTGGGTATGTAGAAATTCCGCATTTTGATGTTGGTCAAGCCAAATTATTTCAAGAGATTTTTCAGGAACTAAAAACTCAGAATATAACCGAATTAGTTTTGGATCTGAGATATAATGGAGGAGGAGATGTATCATCGGCAACAGCCTTAAGTATAGTTCTGGCACCAAATATAAAAGCAAGTGATCTTTTTATACAATTTGAAGGAAATAAAAACGGAGGACTTGTAAAACAATCTTTTCAGGAAGCCTTAGAAAGTAACGAGCGCAATGTAAGTTTTGAGGTCCTCAAAAATGTACATCCGGATATTAAGAAACTCTATATTTTATGCGGAAAACGAACTGCTTCTGCTTCAGAAATAATGATTAATAATCTTCGTCCTTTTATGGAGGTTATTACAATAGGCGAAAAAACTGTGGGTAAAGATGTAGCAGGTTTTCCTATAGAAGACGACAGGATTCCAAATAAGATAGGCTGGATATTATATCCTTCTATCTATAAACTTTTCAACGCAAAACACGAAGGTGATTATTCAAGCGGAATAAATCCAACTATTTCCTTTGATGAATTGCAGGAACCGGAGATTTTTGCTTTAGGCAATCGTTCAGAACTTTTGCTAAGTGCAGCAATAAATATGCAATCCGGAAATACCAATAAAACGAAAACTTCAACAGCAAGATCATTACCATTGTCCAAAATTTATATCGATGCTGATCCGTTATTGGCGAAGCCTTAA
- a CDS encoding methyltransferase domain-containing protein — translation MPWNPKIYNEFNELRNKPFYDLMDFIKESEATKAIDLGCGTGEQTAILAKKFSKTDFLGIDSSVEMLDKSKTLEAKKLRFERATVEDIAESNQKWDLIFSNAALQWSDNHEVLFPKLINLIHPKGQFAVQMPVQNENILNKILYQLAGEEPFKTYLNSWRRYSPVLSIDQYAQIMFDGELEDIQVMQKIYPIIAQDHEALYNFISGSALIPYIERLDKEQQKLFVSTFKERIAEHFPKLPAIYAFKRILLYGSKA, via the coding sequence ATGCCTTGGAATCCCAAAATATATAATGAGTTTAATGAGCTGCGAAATAAACCGTTTTATGATCTGATGGATTTTATAAAAGAGTCGGAAGCTACAAAGGCAATCGATTTGGGATGTGGCACAGGAGAACAAACCGCAATATTAGCTAAGAAATTCAGCAAAACTGATTTTCTGGGCATTGATTCATCTGTAGAAATGCTGGACAAATCCAAAACTTTAGAGGCAAAAAAACTTCGTTTTGAGCGTGCAACTGTAGAAGATATTGCAGAGTCAAATCAAAAATGGGATTTGATTTTTAGTAATGCAGCACTACAATGGTCAGATAATCATGAAGTCTTGTTTCCAAAACTGATCAATTTGATTCATCCAAAAGGTCAGTTTGCAGTTCAAATGCCTGTTCAGAACGAAAATATACTAAACAAGATTTTATATCAATTAGCAGGCGAAGAACCTTTTAAAACCTATTTGAACAGTTGGAGAAGATATTCACCCGTTTTGAGCATCGATCAATACGCACAAATTATGTTTGATGGCGAACTTGAAGATATTCAGGTGATGCAGAAAATTTATCCTATAATTGCTCAGGATCATGAAGCGCTTTATAATTTTATTTCCGGTTCAGCCCTGATTCCGTATATAGAACGTCTTGATAAAGAACAACAGAAACTTTTTGTCAGCACATTTAAAGAGAGAATTGCAGAACATTTTCCAAAACTTCCTGCGATTTATGCCTTTAAAAGAATTTTACTTTACGGAAGCAAAGCTTAG
- a CDS encoding Crp/Fnr family transcriptional regulator produces the protein MELGAEILFKSVREICPEITDEEMSQYASRLTFQELHKKDFFLQVGKVQKSIGFIANGLVRSSFVDNEGNEITVGFYSEGDYATHYPAFITQQPSKYSIQCLEPTTMVCLSYEDLQWIYKKLPSFEKYGRLVAEEILKRQQARIENFIFQTAEERYIDFIKHHSDLFNRISVSHLCSFLGIERQSLTRIRQKLAHQ, from the coding sequence ATGGAATTAGGAGCAGAGATACTTTTTAAATCGGTTAGGGAAATTTGTCCTGAGATAACTGATGAAGAAATGTCACAATATGCTTCGAGATTAACATTTCAAGAACTTCATAAAAAAGACTTTTTTCTACAAGTTGGCAAAGTTCAAAAATCGATCGGTTTTATTGCAAACGGATTAGTTCGTTCTTCGTTTGTAGATAATGAAGGCAACGAAATCACGGTCGGTTTTTATTCAGAAGGTGATTATGCCACACATTATCCAGCTTTTATAACACAACAACCCAGTAAATATTCGATTCAATGTTTGGAACCAACTACAATGGTTTGTCTTTCTTATGAGGATTTGCAATGGATCTACAAAAAATTGCCCAGCTTCGAAAAATACGGACGTTTAGTTGCCGAAGAAATCCTTAAACGACAACAAGCCCGTATTGAAAACTTCATATTTCAAACTGCCGAAGAGCGATATATTGATTTTATAAAACACCATTCAGATCTGTTTAACAGAATATCTGTTTCTCATCTTTGTAGCTTTCTGGGCATAGAAAGACAATCACTTACCAGAATCAGGCAAAAATTAGCGCATCAATAA